One Halomonas sp. THAF5a genomic region harbors:
- a CDS encoding efflux RND transporter periplasmic adaptor subunit: MTTFIKRGRGGLVALAAGLVLAACGQQESSEQQASAQGEAPPTPKPVMEMARQDLPLEKSYPAKLRSDDEVTLVARVTGFLEERHFEPGEMVEQGDSLYSIEPDLYEAAVAQREADLESARAELARAQRDATRFQQLLSQNSVSRQQVDQAQAELNVARASVSQAEAALASARIDLGYADVTAPVSGMIGLSEVNLGNLVQPGTSLATITPLDPLEVRFQLPQEDAFALRQQLRDQPIDAVDAWLNLPGEGGERLAGHLDFLGSRVDEATSTVQANATFANPDARVLPGQFVRVQLEGMKRFEVLAVPELALTQGLMGPQVYVLDEDDKARARTVQLGEIAGPWQILTSGVEPGERVVVGDPAGLQPGTTIAPQPFEGVEQIVEKNAEQGAEQGASAQGAKPEAEGDAGA; encoded by the coding sequence ATGACAACCTTCATCAAACGAGGCCGCGGCGGCCTGGTGGCGCTGGCCGCGGGCCTCGTGCTCGCCGCCTGCGGCCAGCAAGAGTCTTCCGAGCAGCAGGCGTCCGCCCAGGGGGAGGCCCCCCCGACGCCCAAGCCGGTCATGGAGATGGCCCGCCAGGACCTGCCGCTCGAAAAGTCCTATCCCGCCAAGCTGCGCAGCGACGACGAGGTGACGCTGGTGGCCCGCGTCACCGGTTTCCTCGAGGAGCGCCACTTCGAGCCGGGCGAGATGGTGGAGCAGGGCGATAGCCTCTACTCCATCGAGCCGGACCTCTACGAGGCCGCCGTGGCCCAACGCGAGGCCGACCTGGAGAGCGCCCGCGCCGAGCTCGCCCGCGCCCAGCGCGACGCCACGCGCTTCCAGCAGCTGCTTAGCCAGAACTCGGTGAGCCGCCAGCAGGTCGACCAGGCCCAGGCCGAGCTGAACGTGGCCCGCGCCTCGGTCTCCCAGGCCGAGGCGGCGCTGGCCAGCGCCCGCATCGACCTCGGCTACGCCGACGTGACCGCGCCGGTGTCCGGCATGATCGGCCTGAGCGAGGTCAACCTGGGCAACCTGGTCCAGCCCGGCACCTCCCTGGCGACCATCACCCCGCTGGATCCCCTGGAGGTGCGCTTCCAGCTGCCCCAGGAGGACGCCTTCGCGCTGCGCCAGCAGCTGCGCGACCAGCCCATCGATGCGGTCGACGCCTGGCTGAACCTGCCCGGTGAGGGGGGCGAGCGCCTCGCGGGCCACCTGGACTTCCTCGGCTCGCGGGTCGACGAGGCCACCAGCACCGTCCAGGCCAACGCGACCTTCGCCAATCCCGATGCGCGGGTGCTGCCCGGCCAGTTCGTGCGCGTGCAGCTCGAGGGCATGAAGCGCTTCGAGGTGCTGGCGGTTCCCGAGCTCGCCCTGACCCAGGGGCTCATGGGACCGCAGGTCTACGTGCTCGACGAGGACGACAAGGCCCGGGCGCGCACCGTGCAGCTCGGCGAGATCGCCGGCCCCTGGCAGATCCTCACCAGCGGCGTCGAGCCCGGCGAGCGGGTGGTGGTGGGTGACCCCGCCGGCCTGCAGCCCGGCACGACGATCGCCCCGCAACCCTTCGAGGGCGTCGAGCAGATCGTCGAGAAGAACGCCGAGCAGGGCGCCGAGCAGGGCGCGTCGGCCCAGGGTGCCAAGCCCGAGGCCGAGGGAGACGCCGGGGCATGA